In Pseudophryne corroboree isolate aPseCor3 chromosome 7, aPseCor3.hap2, whole genome shotgun sequence, a single window of DNA contains:
- the LOC134944223 gene encoding octapeptide-repeat protein T2-like translates to MVGRKRQTEGVRGKWEEREIKETDQQSENVRGWQKKRDTEKRDRQADSGCERMVGKETQRKETDQQAEDVRGQRKETDRGCERIVKETEKERDRQAEDVRGWWKETEEETDRQTVDVRGLSEVRHRRKRQAE, encoded by the coding sequence ATGGTGGGAAGAAAGAGGCAGACAGAGGGTGTGAGAGGAAAATGGGAAGAGAGAGAGATTAAAGAGACAGATCAGCAGTCAGAGAATGTGAGAGGATGGCAGaaaaagagagacacagagaaaagagacagacaggcagacagtggatgtgagaggatggtgggaaaagagacacagaggaaagagacagatcagcaggcagaggatgtgagaggacagAGAAAAGAGACAGACAGGGGATGTGAAAGGATAGTGAAAGAGACAGaaaaggaaagagacagacaggcagaggatgtgagaggatggtggaaagagacagaggaagagacagacaggcagacagtggATGTGAGAGGATTGTCGGAAGTCAGACACAGAAGAAAGAGACAGGCAGAATGA